The stretch of DNA AAAAAGACATTCGCAAAACGGCCTTGGGTGCAAGCGATTCGGTTCAGTGGACCTATTGGAAACAAACCGTTGAAGCAGTGCAGTCATTGAAGGCTGAGGGCTACCAAGTCATTGCGATTGAGCAAGCGGAAGGCAGCATTTTTTTGCAGGATTTTGCAGTTGAGCCACAGGGTAAATACGCTATTATTTTTGGGCATGAAGTGAATGGAGTAAGTGATGAGGTGATGGAATTGGTGGATGCGTGTATCGAAATTCCTCAATTTGGCACCAAACATTCTCTCAACATTGCGGTCAGCGTGGGCGTAGTT from Chitinophagales bacterium encodes:
- a CDS encoding RNA methyltransferase, whose amino-acid sequence is MRKWSMSELNRLSVNEFKETVKTPLIIILDNVRSANNIGSVFRTADAFALEALHLCGITACPPQKDIRKTALGASDSVQWTYWKQTVEAVQSLKAEGYQVIAIEQAEGSIFLQDFAVEPQGKYAIIFGHEVNGVSDEVMELVDACIEIPQFGTKHSLNIAVSVGVVVWDLFAKIKFS